The following coding sequences lie in one Syngnathus scovelli strain Florida chromosome 1, RoL_Ssco_1.2, whole genome shotgun sequence genomic window:
- the LOC125976517 gene encoding BOLA class I histocompatibility antigen, alpha chain BL3-6-like isoform X1: MFTMNLLAFFVLAVQIYSVMPVIHTLSYFVTASQVAKLPEYWEAAYVDGVQIVHFDSNHRKAKAKQDWVDKITEDDPHFWETETANSIGNAQYFKVDIEIVKKRFNQTGGVHMFQWMYGCEWNDETGEVDGWEHHSYDGEDFISFELKTMSWIAAHPQAFITKLKWDQLDGYNQHRKNYFTEECPLYLKKHVSNGRDFLTRTELPRVSLLQKTPSSPITCHATGFYPRTSDLFWRKDGEQIHEDVEMGETLPNHDGTFQTTADLKVELTPAAEGRYECVFKLDGVREEMVTKLYAKSILSNVRIQEEEDRKKAVAIAVPLVVLALVAVAVAVAVFLAKRPKSQQANYAPASSTSSSEKD; this comes from the exons ATGTTTACAATGAATTTACTTGCATTCTTTGTTTTGGCTGTGCAAATATACAGCGTGATGCCTG TCATTCACACGCTCAGTTATTTCGTGACGGCCTCTCAAGTTGCAAAGCTACCAGAGTACTGGGAGGCCGCGTATGTTGACGGCGTTCAGATTGTGCACTTTGACAGCAACCACAGGAAAGCAAAAGCGAAACAAGACTGGGTGGACAAAATCACAGAAGATGATCCGCACTTCTGGGAGACAGAGACAGCGAATAGTATTGGAAATGCGCAGTACTTCAAAGTCGACATTGAAATCGTTAAAAAGCGCTTCAACCAAACTGGAG GTGTTCACATGTTTCAGTGGATGTACGGCTGTGAATGGAATGATGAGACTGGGGAGGTTGATGGTTGGGAGCACCACAGTTACGATGGAGAAGACTTCATATCATTTGAGCTGAAGACGATGAGCTGGATCGCAGCACATCCGCAAGCTTTCATCACCAAACTCAAGTGGGACCAATTGGACGGGTACAATCAACACAGGAAGAATTACTTCACTGAGGAGTGTCCTTTATATTTGAAGAAGCACGTGAGCAACGGGAGGGACTTCCTGACCAGAACCG AGCTTCCCAGGGTGTCTCTCCTGCAGAAGACGCCTTCCTCTCCAATCACCTGCCACGCCACGGGTTTCTACCCCAGGACGTCGGACCTCTTTTGGAGGAAGGACGGCGAGCAGATCCACGAGGACGTGGAGATGGGGGAGACCCTCCCCAACCACGACGGAACCTTCCAGACCACGGCCGACCTGAAAGTGGAGCTGAcgcccgccgcggagggccgctaCGAATGCGTGTTCAAACTGGATGGCGTCCGGGAGGAGATGGTCACCAAGCTGTACGCCAAAAGCATCCTGAGCAACGTGCGCATCCAGG aagaggaagacaggAAGAAGGCGGTGGCCATCGCTGTCCCGCTGGTGGTCTTGGCTCTGGTGGCGGTGGCGGTGGCGGTGGCGGTGTTCCTGGCCAAGCGTCCCAAAAGCCAACAAG CCAATTACGCTCCAGCTT ccagcacctcatcttctgaGAAGGATTGA
- the LOC125976517 gene encoding BOLA class I histocompatibility antigen, alpha chain BL3-6-like isoform X2, giving the protein MFTMNLLAFFVLAVQIYSVMPVIHTLSYFVTASQVAKLPEYWEAAYVDGVQIVHFDSNHRKAKAKQDWVDKITEDDPHFWETETANSIGNAQYFKVDIEIVKKRFNQTGGVHMFQWMYGCEWNDETGEVDGWEHHSYDGEDFISFELKTMSWIAAHPQAFITKLKWDQLDGYNQHRKNYFTEECPLYLKKHVSNGRDFLTRTELPRVSLLQKTPSSPITCHATGFYPRTSDLFWRKDGEQIHEDVEMGETLPNHDGTFQTTADLKVELTPAAEGRYECVFKLDGVREEMVTKLYAKSILSNVRIQEEDRKKAVAIAVPLVVLALVAVAVAVAVFLAKRPKSQQANYAPASSTSSSEKD; this is encoded by the exons ATGTTTACAATGAATTTACTTGCATTCTTTGTTTTGGCTGTGCAAATATACAGCGTGATGCCTG TCATTCACACGCTCAGTTATTTCGTGACGGCCTCTCAAGTTGCAAAGCTACCAGAGTACTGGGAGGCCGCGTATGTTGACGGCGTTCAGATTGTGCACTTTGACAGCAACCACAGGAAAGCAAAAGCGAAACAAGACTGGGTGGACAAAATCACAGAAGATGATCCGCACTTCTGGGAGACAGAGACAGCGAATAGTATTGGAAATGCGCAGTACTTCAAAGTCGACATTGAAATCGTTAAAAAGCGCTTCAACCAAACTGGAG GTGTTCACATGTTTCAGTGGATGTACGGCTGTGAATGGAATGATGAGACTGGGGAGGTTGATGGTTGGGAGCACCACAGTTACGATGGAGAAGACTTCATATCATTTGAGCTGAAGACGATGAGCTGGATCGCAGCACATCCGCAAGCTTTCATCACCAAACTCAAGTGGGACCAATTGGACGGGTACAATCAACACAGGAAGAATTACTTCACTGAGGAGTGTCCTTTATATTTGAAGAAGCACGTGAGCAACGGGAGGGACTTCCTGACCAGAACCG AGCTTCCCAGGGTGTCTCTCCTGCAGAAGACGCCTTCCTCTCCAATCACCTGCCACGCCACGGGTTTCTACCCCAGGACGTCGGACCTCTTTTGGAGGAAGGACGGCGAGCAGATCCACGAGGACGTGGAGATGGGGGAGACCCTCCCCAACCACGACGGAACCTTCCAGACCACGGCCGACCTGAAAGTGGAGCTGAcgcccgccgcggagggccgctaCGAATGCGTGTTCAAACTGGATGGCGTCCGGGAGGAGATGGTCACCAAGCTGTACGCCAAAAGCATCCTGAGCAACGTGCGCATCCAGG aggaagacaggAAGAAGGCGGTGGCCATCGCTGTCCCGCTGGTGGTCTTGGCTCTGGTGGCGGTGGCGGTGGCGGTGGCGGTGTTCCTGGCCAAGCGTCCCAAAAGCCAACAAG CCAATTACGCTCCAGCTT ccagcacctcatcttctgaGAAGGATTGA
- the LOC125976666 gene encoding protein c-Fos-like isoform X2, with amino-acid sequence MDATEESTPGSECEAVPNKRGTKRRLKNRDAARKSRQKQTERADELHQELLTLEASNSALEKEIKALKKEIRHYNSALERHRPFCVLRGSVQVDALQTSTSVTSKAELGENPHPMPSSDLVPSSLFTHAPHSLFSNDAHIELPSSTFSTLQPEDILSVTSEMFPIEDPGAPPLDPHKYESALISAQTRGDGTSKPSQITLESLPCSIPVPPNAPDGFFPLNTPLVELYPEELSLSNFLEENDWILSADNNPTTL; translated from the exons ATGGACGCAACAGAGGAGAGCACACCGGGGTCT GAGTGCGAGGCGGTGCCCAACAAGAGGGGCACCAAGAGACGGCTGAAGAACCGAGACGCTGCCCGGAAGAGCCGCCAAAAACAAACAGAAAGGGCGGACGAACTCCACCAG GAGCTCCTGACTCTGGAAGCTTCGAATTCCGCCCTGGAAAAGGAAATCAAAGCGTTAAAAAAAGAGATCCGTCACTACAACAGCGCCCTGGAGCGCCACCGGCCCTTTTGTGTCCTCCGAGGTTCCGTGCAGGTGGACGCCCTCCAGACTTCCACGTCTGTCACCTCCAAAGCGGAGCTTGGTGAAAACCCTCATCCAATGCCCTCATCTGATTTAGTCCCTTCCTCCCTGTTTACACACGCTCCTCATTCGCTGTTTAGCAATGACGCCCACATAGAATTGCCCTCGTCCACCTTCTCCACGCTTCAGCCCGAAGACATCCTCTCAGTCACATCTGAAATGTTTCCCATTGAAGATCCAGGAGCGCCGCCGCTCGACCCGCATAAATACGAGAGCGCTTTAATATCGGCGCAGACCCGCGGCGATGGGACCTCAAAGCCGAGTCAGATAACTCTCGAGTCCCTGCCGTGTTCGATTCCCGTTCCGCCCAACGCTCCAGATGGATTTTTCCCTTTAAACACACCTTTGGTGGAGCTGTACCCGGAAGAGCTGTCGCTATCTAACTTCCTGGAGGAAAATGATTGGATTCTGAGTGCGGACAATAATCCCACCACTctttaa
- the LOC125976666 gene encoding protein c-Fos-like isoform X1, which produces MVPAPGRQCTWLGHWCSPSLDGRNRGEHTGECEAVPNKRGTKRRLKNRDAARKSRQKQTERADELHQELLTLEASNSALEKEIKALKKEIRHYNSALERHRPFCVLRGSVQVDALQTSTSVTSKAELGENPHPMPSSDLVPSSLFTHAPHSLFSNDAHIELPSSTFSTLQPEDILSVTSEMFPIEDPGAPPLDPHKYESALISAQTRGDGTSKPSQITLESLPCSIPVPPNAPDGFFPLNTPLVELYPEELSLSNFLEENDWILSADNNPTTL; this is translated from the exons ATGGTGCCTGCACCAGGACGTCAGTGCACCTGGCTGGGTCATTGGTGTTCCCCCTCCCTTGATGGACGCAACAGAGGAGAGCACACCGGG GAGTGCGAGGCGGTGCCCAACAAGAGGGGCACCAAGAGACGGCTGAAGAACCGAGACGCTGCCCGGAAGAGCCGCCAAAAACAAACAGAAAGGGCGGACGAACTCCACCAG GAGCTCCTGACTCTGGAAGCTTCGAATTCCGCCCTGGAAAAGGAAATCAAAGCGTTAAAAAAAGAGATCCGTCACTACAACAGCGCCCTGGAGCGCCACCGGCCCTTTTGTGTCCTCCGAGGTTCCGTGCAGGTGGACGCCCTCCAGACTTCCACGTCTGTCACCTCCAAAGCGGAGCTTGGTGAAAACCCTCATCCAATGCCCTCATCTGATTTAGTCCCTTCCTCCCTGTTTACACACGCTCCTCATTCGCTGTTTAGCAATGACGCCCACATAGAATTGCCCTCGTCCACCTTCTCCACGCTTCAGCCCGAAGACATCCTCTCAGTCACATCTGAAATGTTTCCCATTGAAGATCCAGGAGCGCCGCCGCTCGACCCGCATAAATACGAGAGCGCTTTAATATCGGCGCAGACCCGCGGCGATGGGACCTCAAAGCCGAGTCAGATAACTCTCGAGTCCCTGCCGTGTTCGATTCCCGTTCCGCCCAACGCTCCAGATGGATTTTTCCCTTTAAACACACCTTTGGTGGAGCTGTACCCGGAAGAGCTGTCGCTATCTAACTTCCTGGAGGAAAATGATTGGATTCTGAGTGCGGACAATAATCCCACCACTctttaa
- the arl2 gene encoding ADP-ribosylation factor-like protein 2 has protein sequence MGLLTILKKMKQKEREMRLLILGLDNAGKTTVVKRLNGEDISTIPPTLGFRIITLEHRDYKLNIWDVGGQKSLRSYWRNYFERTDGLVWVVDSADRQRMEDCRQELHKLLLEERLLGATLLVFANKQDLPGALSEEAIQATLGLDDINNHHWCIMGCSAVTGQNLLEGMDWLLDDISARLFNAD, from the exons ATGGGTTTGCTGACAATTCTGAAGAAGATGAAGCAGAAAGAGCGGGAGATGCGACTACTGATTCT AGGCCTCGACAACGCGGGAAAGACCACCGTCGTAAAAAGGTTGAATGGCGAGGACATCAGCACCATCCCACCTACGTTGGGTTTCAGGATCATCACGTTGGAGCACAGAGA CTACAAATTGAACATTTGGGACGTCGGGGGACAGAAGTCGCTGCGGTCCTACTGGAGGAACTATTTTGAGCGCACCGATGGTCTCGTGTGGGTGGTGGACAGCGCGGACAGACAACGCATGGAGGATTGCAGGCAGGAGCTCCACAAGCTGCTGCTGGAGGAG AGGTTACTCGGCGCTACGTTGTTGGTGTTTGCAAATAAGCAAGATCTACCTGGTGCCTTGTCAGAAGAAGCAATTCAAGCG ACATTGGGCCTGGATGACATCAATAACCATCACTGGTGCATTATGGGATGCAGCGCAGTGACGGGACAGAACCTTCTGGAAGGAATGGACTGGCTGTTAGATGATATTTCTGCCAGACTTTTCAATGCTGACTGA
- the sb:cb1058 gene encoding uncharacterized protein sb:cb1058 — protein sequence MTISKDSRKSSARGSLRAPKFLDKSGGFYNRLDEPESAPLTDNWVADSGSEVDDGETLMRRTPSGRWRRRSSRGKQKQALPLESPQILEGHQAPDLGDRLTHVPSQEDADDRVLIRDKTRMKREQEVVMKVVKRNSMKAYRKAVDRAFRRGWEAFVANIYSVTLTPVNPSQKKHQHNVVLAEFQ from the exons ATGACTATCAGCAAAGACTCCAGGAAAAGTTCTGCGCGGGGTTCCCTCCGAGCCCCCAAGTTCCTGGACAAATCCGGCGGCTTCTACAACCGCCTGGATGAACCTGAAAGTGCCCCGCTGACAGACAATTGGGTGGCGGACTCGGGGAGTGAAGTGGACGACGGTGAGACCCTCATGCGGCGGACACCCAGCGGCaggtggaggagaagaagcTCCAGGGGGAAGCAGAAGCAGGCGCTACCTCTGGAGAGCCCCCAGATCTTGGAGGGACACCAGGCCCCCGACCTGGGGGACCGGCTCACGCACGTTCCTTCCCAGGAGGATGCCGACGACCGGGTGCTGATCCGAGACAAGACAAGGATGAAGAGGGAGCAAGAGGTAGTCATGAAGGTGGTCAAGAGGAATTCGATGAAAGCATATCGTAAG gcTGTCGACCGAGCTTTTCGGAGAGGCTGGGAGGCGTTTGTGGCCAACATCTACAGCGTGACCCTCACGCCTGTCAATCCGTCCCAAAAGAAGCATCAGCATAATGTCGTGCTGGCCGAGTTCCAGTAG